Proteins from one Lacrimispora sphenoides genomic window:
- a CDS encoding FadR/GntR family transcriptional regulator, whose amino-acid sequence MGFAPIENERLSDKVVRVIMEQIKDGTLKPGDKLPNELDLADEFCVSRGILREALTILQARNYICRKPKEGTFVNPNISEILNVPAGITLKEGTYSDLIEMRICLEQRTVEKIIETASDEEIVELYDLISETDKKKGARSIDHYFHYRLAELSHNAIFMNFIDSYYDIIDEVVTHTTKNTNRRQEIYKEHCEIIQALKERDKEKAKAAVVSHLENVLQNIKND is encoded by the coding sequence ATGGGTTTTGCTCCAATTGAGAATGAAAGACTATCAGATAAAGTTGTACGGGTTATAATGGAACAGATAAAAGACGGTACTTTAAAACCTGGAGATAAATTACCAAATGAACTTGATCTGGCTGATGAATTCTGCGTAAGCAGAGGAATTCTAAGAGAAGCCCTAACGATATTACAAGCAAGAAATTATATCTGTAGAAAGCCGAAAGAGGGTACATTTGTTAATCCGAATATTTCGGAAATTTTGAATGTTCCTGCGGGAATTACACTAAAAGAAGGTACTTACAGCGATTTAATTGAAATGCGTATATGCTTGGAACAAAGGACTGTGGAGAAAATCATTGAAACTGCATCGGATGAAGAGATTGTAGAATTATATGATTTGATTTCAGAAACAGACAAGAAAAAAGGAGCGCGTTCCATCGATCACTATTTTCACTATCGTCTTGCAGAGCTTTCCCATAATGCGATATTTATGAATTTTATTGATTCCTATTATGATATCATTGATGAGGTTGTTACCCATACAACTAAGAATACAAACCGCAGACAGGAAATATATAAAGAACATTGTGAGATCATTCAAGCTCTTAAGGAAAGAGATAAAGAAAAGGCAAAAGCAGCAGTGGTAAGCCATCTTGAAAATGTATTACAAAATATCAAAAACGATTGA
- a CDS encoding YitT family protein — MKKGRLVLEILTIILGNFIYAVGIVFFIMPSGLITGGTTGIAIAVNHYTKLPISSIVLVFNVIMFMIGLFVLGKKFALTTLISTLFFPLSLEVLQKLFANFVITDDIFLCTIFGGICIGSAIALVIRVGASTGGMSIPPLILNKYMHIPVSVSLYVGDCIILALQVAFSDKNKILYGIVLVMIYSIVLDKLLILGTNKIQIKVISGKSSEIKDAIISKFDRGVTLLHSKSGYLEREMDILLTVISNNDLSKFEKLIHEIDEEAFVIISHVNEVRGRGFSIGKKYL; from the coding sequence ATGAAAAAGGGAAGATTAGTATTGGAAATTTTAACGATCATATTAGGGAATTTTATTTATGCGGTAGGAATTGTGTTTTTTATTATGCCTTCAGGTTTGATTACCGGAGGAACTACTGGGATTGCAATTGCTGTTAATCATTATACAAAATTACCTATATCAAGTATTGTATTAGTTTTTAATGTAATTATGTTTATGATAGGATTGTTTGTTTTGGGAAAAAAATTCGCGTTAACTACACTGATCAGTACATTATTCTTTCCATTATCTTTAGAAGTACTGCAAAAACTGTTCGCAAATTTTGTAATTACAGATGACATTTTTTTATGTACAATATTTGGAGGAATTTGTATAGGAAGTGCGATTGCTCTTGTAATCAGAGTTGGGGCAAGTACTGGAGGAATGAGTATACCGCCTTTAATTTTGAACAAATATATGCATATTCCAGTATCTGTCAGTTTATACGTAGGCGACTGTATCATACTTGCTCTGCAGGTAGCTTTTAGTGATAAAAATAAAATTCTTTATGGCATTGTTTTAGTTATGATTTATTCCATCGTTTTAGATAAACTTCTTATACTTGGTACAAATAAAATACAGATAAAAGTAATAAGCGGCAAATCATCGGAAATAAAAGATGCAATAATTTCGAAATTTGATAGAGGAGTCACGCTTTTGCATAGTAAATCAGGATATCTGGAAAGAGAGATGGATATTTTACTAACGGTTATTTCTAATAATGATTTATCTAAATTTGAAAAGCTGATTCATGAAATAGACGAAGAGGCCTTTGTTATTATTAGCCATGTTAATGAGGTAAGAGGCAGAGGATTTAGTATAGGAAAAAAATATTTATAA
- a CDS encoding GNAT family N-acetyltransferase → MELKIIQGNVSEEILELYVKSFRLKPWNETWTLDMAGMRINDYLQNPMALGYEARQDGNIVGFLMGYIISYLGVKEFHIQDFVISVDFSRMGLGTKMLSLLQQDVKRRGIENINLLTLKDPRTEGFYNKNGYETDSTLVFMNKKI, encoded by the coding sequence ATGGAATTAAAAATTATTCAAGGAAATGTTTCAGAAGAAATCTTAGAACTATATGTAAAGTCTTTTCGTTTGAAACCTTGGAATGAAACGTGGACATTGGATATGGCTGGTATGAGGATAAATGATTATCTTCAGAATCCGATGGCTCTAGGATATGAAGCTCGACAAGATGGAAATATAGTTGGATTTTTAATGGGATACATAATCTCCTATTTAGGAGTTAAAGAATTTCATATACAGGATTTTGTAATTTCTGTAGATTTTAGCAGAATGGGGCTAGGAACAAAAATGCTGTCTTTGCTTCAACAGGATGTTAAGAGAAGAGGGATAGAAAATATTAACTTACTCACGTTGAAAGACCCAAGGACTGAAGGATTTTACAATAAAAATGGATATGAAACTGATTCAACCCTTGTGTTTATGAATAAAAAAATATAA
- a CDS encoding PTS fructose transporter subunit IIABC, which translates to MGDITKFLSPKLIKVNMQAGDKNAAIEELAELLYKEHVLKDKAIYIQNVLEREAQVPTNLENGVALPHGKSDAVLRPAVAIGISKRGIRFEEGSPVSHIIFLIAMPNNADDTHITLLSGITSRLLDCDCLEYLKEAKRPEDILAALCTEEVRTENKGSERFLIGVTGCTVGVAHTYLAAKALAKAAEEMGVSIKVETNGSIGTENVPTREEIERAEGIIIASDKETDMERFRGKQVVTTTVKEGIDHPTELIRKVLDGKAPVFGGRSTERVQQAASGKAEEPAGALSGKMLYKALMNGVSFMIPFVVIGGLLIAVALAVGGKPTPQGLVIPEGSFWNQISAVGSAGFTLMIPILAGYIAFAIGDRAALAPGMIGGWIANNGSFYGASAGTGFIGAIVAGFLTGYFVRWMKKFRWPEMIRPLVPIMIIPIIGSLFIAFVFIFIIGAPISSLMTALYAMLESMSAGSMILLGITIGLMQGFDMGGPFGKVAFMFSVGLIAEGQPQFMGAQAMAIPVAPLGMALATFLDRKHQLFLPEETANGKAALAMGLVGISEGAIPFAAGDPLAVIPANMIGSVVACTMGFLFGITDSVAHGGPIVLILGAVNKPFMGLICMAAGTVVTAIVCITLKRLKLKRN; encoded by the coding sequence ATGGGGGATATAACAAAGTTTCTCTCGCCTAAGCTGATCAAAGTTAACATGCAGGCAGGGGATAAGAATGCGGCGATAGAGGAGTTGGCGGAACTTCTCTATAAGGAACATGTACTGAAGGATAAAGCCATCTATATTCAGAATGTATTGGAACGAGAGGCACAGGTACCCACAAATCTGGAGAACGGAGTGGCATTGCCTCACGGAAAATCGGATGCAGTACTGAGACCGGCGGTGGCAATTGGAATATCCAAACGGGGAATCCGGTTCGAAGAGGGGAGCCCGGTCAGCCATATCATCTTTCTCATCGCTATGCCAAACAATGCGGACGACACGCATATTACACTGTTAAGCGGTATTACTTCCCGTTTGCTGGATTGTGATTGCCTGGAATATCTAAAGGAGGCAAAACGGCCGGAAGATATTCTGGCGGCACTTTGCACAGAGGAGGTGCGGACAGAGAACAAAGGGTCTGAACGGTTTTTAATCGGGGTGACCGGCTGTACGGTAGGAGTAGCACATACGTATCTGGCGGCGAAAGCGTTGGCAAAAGCTGCTGAGGAGATGGGCGTATCCATAAAGGTGGAAACAAACGGTTCCATCGGCACGGAAAATGTTCCCACCAGGGAAGAGATTGAACGAGCTGAGGGGATAATCATTGCAAGCGACAAGGAGACGGATATGGAACGTTTCCGGGGAAAACAGGTAGTTACCACCACCGTAAAGGAAGGAATCGACCATCCGACGGAGCTGATCAGAAAGGTTCTGGATGGAAAGGCCCCGGTTTTTGGCGGGAGGTCCACAGAGCGTGTTCAGCAGGCAGCCAGTGGGAAGGCGGAGGAACCTGCCGGTGCGCTTAGTGGAAAGATGCTGTACAAAGCGTTGATGAACGGAGTCTCCTTTATGATCCCGTTTGTGGTAATCGGTGGCCTGCTGATTGCAGTTGCACTGGCAGTGGGAGGAAAACCCACACCCCAGGGTCTTGTGATCCCCGAAGGCAGCTTCTGGAATCAGATTTCTGCAGTGGGAAGCGCCGGATTTACATTGATGATCCCGATTCTCGCCGGCTACATAGCATTTGCTATCGGTGACAGGGCGGCTCTGGCTCCTGGCATGATTGGCGGCTGGATCGCCAACAACGGTTCTTTTTACGGAGCGTCAGCCGGAACCGGCTTTATCGGAGCCATTGTGGCTGGTTTTCTGACCGGATACTTTGTAAGGTGGATGAAGAAATTTCGTTGGCCGGAGATGATCAGGCCGTTGGTTCCGATCATGATTATTCCTATTATTGGATCTTTGTTTATCGCATTTGTATTTATATTTATTATCGGAGCACCCATTTCGTCACTGATGACGGCTCTTTACGCCATGCTGGAAAGCATGTCCGCCGGAAGTATGATTTTGCTTGGTATTACAATCGGTCTGATGCAGGGCTTTGACATGGGCGGTCCCTTTGGCAAGGTGGCATTCATGTTCTCGGTTGGTTTAATTGCCGAAGGACAGCCTCAGTTTATGGGAGCTCAGGCTATGGCGATTCCGGTTGCACCGTTAGGCATGGCGCTGGCTACATTCTTAGACCGTAAGCACCAGCTGTTTCTTCCTGAGGAAACTGCCAACGGAAAGGCGGCTCTTGCCATGGGCCTGGTGGGAATTTCCGAGGGAGCTATCCCGTTTGCTGCGGGCGATCCGCTGGCCGTCATTCCGGCCAATATGATTGGATCCGTAGTGGCATGTACGATGGGATTCTTATTCGGCATTACAGATTCTGTTGCTCATGGCGGCCCAATTGTGCTGATCCTGGGAGCAGTGAACAAGCCGTTTATGGGGCTGATCTGTATGGCTGCGGGAACTGTGGTGACTGCAATTGTCTGTATAACTTTAAAGCGTCTTAAATTAAAACGAAACTAA
- a CDS encoding DeoR/GlpR family DNA-binding transcription regulator yields MLSQQRLYHIMSIVKEQSFVTIKELMEQLNVSKSTVTRDLIELEEQGLVSRERGGAMCREVSSTLTVFNEVPTVNKESLCAEAKEIVCQRAVTNVKDGDCVYVDSGTTPVYLLPQLLAHHVKIVTPSIYLIKKIPITYKGDIYLLGGRFSPDYDLSTGSMAVDMIRNFNFDHSFFSTNGVNMESGEVYIFDMEIGTMKKEIMKKSQNNHLLIDDSKYHIKAMFSWASLEDFTNVYVNRLPDTGEAPDNFTVCLS; encoded by the coding sequence ATGCTATCACAGCAAAGGCTTTATCATATCATGAGTATCGTAAAAGAACAGTCTTTTGTAACCATAAAGGAACTGATGGAACAGTTAAATGTGTCAAAATCCACGGTAACCCGGGATTTGATTGAACTGGAGGAACAGGGGCTGGTCAGCAGGGAGCGGGGTGGAGCTATGTGCAGAGAGGTTTCTTCTACACTGACGGTATTCAACGAAGTTCCTACCGTGAACAAGGAGAGTCTGTGTGCCGAGGCAAAGGAGATTGTCTGCCAGCGGGCTGTCACGAATGTAAAGGACGGGGACTGCGTTTATGTGGACTCCGGCACCACCCCTGTTTACCTGCTGCCGCAGCTGCTTGCGCACCATGTAAAGATTGTAACTCCAAGCATTTACTTAATCAAAAAGATTCCCATTACGTACAAAGGGGATATCTATCTGCTGGGTGGTCGTTTTTCGCCAGATTATGATCTGAGTACAGGATCCATGGCTGTGGATATGATTCGGAATTTTAATTTTGACCATTCTTTTTTCAGTACCAATGGGGTTAATATGGAAAGCGGCGAGGTTTACATTTTCGACATGGAGATTGGGACGATGAAAAAGGAGATCATGAAGAAGAGCCAGAACAATCATCTCCTGATCGATGACTCCAAGTATCATATTAAGGCAATGTTCTCATGGGCAAGTCTGGAGGATTTTACAAACGTGTATGTCAATCGTCTCCCTGACACAGGTGAGGCACCGGATAATTTTACCGTTTGTCTCAGTTAG